A genomic region of Bactrocera dorsalis isolate Fly_Bdor chromosome 3, ASM2337382v1, whole genome shotgun sequence contains the following coding sequences:
- the LOC105222420 gene encoding uncharacterized protein LOC105222420 isoform X5 — protein METSTTASTPAPTQASSNNDNDDIEFDPSLADEEKRFYLRAYPSVDLVRERKVHCTVCKTHIGTAPSQEENIRMHPVLRVTHCLKCHDFYNSGEFSKGEDGSELYCRWCGQGGEVYCCSSCPYVFCKSCIVKNLSRGVVVDIEQNENWNCFSCAPKILWPLRAQHWALIRYIDKQKKYIDANHPNESDKRALLSQDRSTCCRLAKSKCGNMSDSMESLDSASSRRSQSSSSAKKHSKSPGSHPQVPPAKRMKNSNDEVVCTPDLLSMLEPDCQITVQQKTRPAPSPITSTPKIISLQTHSSSPNSSGITLKPHNNTPPPLVLRNTGIPIRHPSPAPIVRRTIIGARNAPTTGNHTPVYHTINGYRIDLNSAAQQETFRLPNGKLIQVKRQGTNQPQPSTPSPSNAWMRQASPITAIQHASSGRPVQITPARTYYSVSQQHQQNSMQQPQMIRYSNTTVTPVSGQNGAIRGTQIQLINGVPVAPTAAPATVNSATAVRAPVMVRHVFPDTAIGQARSQLQDQVFNAMEICQHLTGKVQTLTNSNAYKQARNYLEVKELYIHLSYLLTYAIGRFKGLQDKCLGDMRQLGFVNDADSLENGQLAAGVDYVRYGQLEDIDLFNTSANSFHNQVYEYRKSLHANMDNGEGNDKKPPLSPLMPLGQLNRGGVDGEDDEDYGENDETGDNSWMKNTMDEPTYYDDGVDMSANDDVDATADADGDDDENDADADGAADFEQYVAQQQQAVRYSNKAHYGTEDYMSQEEQTHARDRKLARLIEKYPAIWCTRHPDYGNFEVTRRYWRIVATHFKRTENIKLRWKNIRKRYVRVERRIHDGKRFNGYFDKTTNFLANRDLPEDQWVEVDCGSDDDEAQQVEHKKPNVIEKSALKDDKSYDWNNEDCAADAKDYEMSDGVKALEVRALDMKIINFVKCNPVLWRKSGDSQYNSVDVQSRKSLWMHLWRSLRSQSSMLNDLNCEDIMDRWSHLYEMYKSFRLKTIKSESKRANLELKYSKYLAKLSFLYKIVEEDLRNEHLENIDIDFTQEITENDNRLQDEPDDKEFMLQLVRTVQRYPLLWDSLHVDYYDQVLRSNFWQDIASALKDFKRNATTIKMRWQLALFSYKRYMRERFTFPKDKPLPKYCRSLPVDEMFFLDHLPLQ, from the exons ATGGAGACAAGTACGACCGCATCAACGCCAGCCCCGACGCAGGCATCTTCCAACAACGACAATGATG ATATCGAATTTGATCCCAGTTTGGCCGATGAAGAAAAACGTTTCTATCTCAGGGCATATCCCTCTGTGGATCTGGTGCGTGAGCGCAAGGTGCACTGCACAGTCTGTAAGACTCATATCGGAACTGCACCTAGCCAAGAGGAGAACATCCGCATGCATCCGGTATTGCGTGTAACACATTGCTTGAAATGCCACGACTTTTATAACAGTGGCGAATTCAGTAAAGGCGAAGATGGGTCAGAACTATATTGTCGTTGGTGTGGTCAAGGTGGCGAAGTTTACTGCTGTTCAAGCTGTCCCTACGTATTCTGCAAATCATGTATTGTTAAGAACCTGTCTCGTGGTGTAGTAGTAGATATTGAACAGAACGAAAATTGGAATTGCTTTAGCTGCGCACCGAAAATTCTTTGGCCATTGCGTGCACAACATTGGGCACTAATACGTTATATAGACAAACAAAAGAA GTACATCGATGCGAATCACCCTAACGAATCTGATAAGAGGGCGCTATTGTCACAGGACCGTTCAACATGCTGTCGTCTTGCCAAATCGAAATGTGGAAACATGTCCGACTCTATGGAAAGTCTAGATTCTGCATCATCTCGACGCAGTCAAAGTAGTTCTAGCGCAAAAAAACATTCGAAATCGCCAGGTAGTCATCCACAAGTACCCCCTGCGAAACGTATGAAAAACTCAAATGATGAAGTTGTTTGTACACCTGATTTGCTGAGTATGTTGGAGCCGGATTGTCAAATTACTGTGCAACAGAAGACACGTCCCGCACCCTCACCCATTACATCAACTCCGAAAATTATATCATTACAAACGCACTCGTCATCTCCGAACAGTAGTGGTATTACACTGAAACCACATAATAACACTCCACCACCATTAGTACTACGTAACACCGGCATACCGATCAGACATCCCTCGCCTGCACCAATTGTACGACGTACAATTATCGGTGCACGAAATGCGCCAACAACCGGAAATCATACGCCAGTTTATCACACTATTAACGGTTATCGTATCGATCTTAATTCGGCAGCACAACAAGAAACATTCCGTTTGCCCAATGGCAAACTGATACAGGTGAAGCGGCAGGGCACAAATCAACCACAGCCCAGCACACCATCACCGAGTAATGCTTGGATGCGGCAGGCAAGCCCCATAACAGCTATACAACATGCGTCGAGTGGACGTCCTGTTCAAATAACCCCAGCGCGTACATATTATTCTGTATCgcaacaacaccagcaaaaTTCAATGCAACAGCCGCAAATGATACGGTATAGTAATACCACTGTGACACCGGTTAGCGGTCAAAATGGTGCTATTCGAGGTACACAAATACAATTGATCAATGGTGTGCCTGTAGCGCCAACAGCTGCGCCTGCAACGGTCAATTCGGCAACTGCAGTGCGTGCACCGGTCATGGTGCGTCACGTGTTCCCCGACACTGCCATCGGTCAAGCGCGTTCCCAGTTACAGGATCAAGTCTTCAATGCCATGGAGATTTGCCAACATCTTACTGGTAAAGTACAAACACTGACCAACTCGAATGCTTACAAGCAGGCGCGCAATTATCTCGAAGTCAAGGAACTCTATATACATCTCTCATATCTGTTGACATATGCGATTGGGCGTTTTAAGGGACTGCAGGATAAATGCTTGGGTGATATGCGGCAATTGGGTTTCGTTAATGATGCGGATAGCTTGGAAAACGGCCAGTTGGCGGCAG GCGTCGACTATGTCCGTTACGGCCAACTTGAAGATATAGATCTCTTCAATACCAGCGCGAACAGTTTCCACAATCAAGTGTATGAATATCGCAAAAGTTTGCATGCGAATATGGATAATGGCGAAGGCAATGATAAAAAACCGCCACTCTCACCGCTTATGCCACTGGGACAGCTGAATCGCGGCGGCGTCGACGGGGAAGACGACGAGGATTATGGTGAAAATGACGAGACTGGTGATAATAGTTGGATGAAAAATACAATGGACGAGCCAACATATTATGACGACGGTGTCGATATGTCTGCCAATGACGATGTGGATGCCACTGCCGATGCTGATGGCGATGACGATGAAAACGATGCTGACGCTGATGGCGCCGCTGATTTTGAACAATATGtcgcacagcaacaacaagcagtaCGCTACAGCAATAAAGCACATTATGGTACTGAAGATTACATGAGTCAGGAGGAGCAAACACATGCACGCGATCGCAAACTTGCGCGGCTCATTGAGAAATATCCGGCCATTTGGTGTACACGCCACCCCGACTATGGCAATTTCGAAGTGACACGCAGGTACTGGCGCATCGTAGCGACACACTTTAAACGCACCGAGAATATAAAATTGCGCTGGAAGAATATACGTAAGCGTTATGTGCGCGTTGAACGACGCATACACGATGGTAAACGCTTCAACGGTTATTTCGATAAGACAACGAACTTTCTCGCCAATCGCGATCTGCCCGAAGATCAGTGGGTGGAAGTGGACTGTGGCAGTGACGATGATGAAGCACAGCAGGTCGAACATAAAAAGCCCAATGTCATCGAAAAGAGCGCACTAAAAGACGACAAATCATATGATTGGAATAATGAGGATTGTGCGGCGGACGCGAAGGATTACGAAATGTCAGATGGCGTGAAAGCGTTAGAAGTGCGCGCTTTGGATATGAAAATCATCAATTTCGTTAAATGTAATCCGGTGTTATGGCGCAAATCTGGCGACTCGCAGTACAATTCCGTCGATGTGCAGTCGCGCAAATCGCTGTGGATGCACTTGTGGCGGAGTTTGCGTTCCCAAAGTAGTATGCTAAATG ATCTAAATTGCGAGGATATAATGGATCGTTGGTCGCATTTGTATGAAATGTACAAGTCCTTCCGCTTAAAAACGATCAAGAGCGAAAGCAAACGCGCTAATTTAGAATTGAAATACTCCAAATatttggccaaattatcatttCTCTATAAAATTGTCGAAGAAGATTTACGCAATGAGCATTTAGAAAATATCGATATTGATTTTACGCAAGAAATAACGGAGAACGACAACCGTTTGCAGGACGAACCGGACGATAAGGAGTTCATGCTGCAGCTGGTGCGTACTGTGCAGCGCTATCCATTGTTGTGGGACTCACTGCATGTCGATTACTACGATCAAGTGTTGCGCTCCAACTTCTGGCAGGACATTGCCAGTGCCCTAAAGGATTTCAAAC
- the LOC105222420 gene encoding uncharacterized protein LOC105222420 isoform X7 → MHPVLRVTHCLKCHDFYNSGEFSKGEDGSELYCRWCGQGGEVYCCSSCPYVFCKSCIVKNLSRGVVVDIEQNENWNCFSCAPKILWPLRAQHWALIRYIDKQKKYIDANHPNESDKRALLSQDRSTCCRLAKSKCGNMSDSMESLDSASSRRSQSSSSAKKHSKSPGSHPQVPPAKRMKNSNDEVVCTPDLLSMLEPDCQITVQQKTRPAPSPITSTPKIISLQTHSSSPNSSGITLKPHNNTPPPLVLRNTGIPIRHPSPAPIVRRTIIGARNAPTTGNHTPVYHTINGYRIDLNSAAQQETFRLPNGKLIQVKRQGTNQPQPSTPSPSNAWMRQASPITAIQHASSGRPVQITPARTYYSVSQQHQQNSMQQPQMIRYSNTTVTPVSGQNGAIRGTQIQLINGVPVAPTAAPATVNSATAVRAPVMVRHVFPDTAIGQARSQLQDQVFNAMEICQHLTGKVQTLTNSNAYKQARNYLEVKELYIHLSYLLTYAIGRFKGLQDKCLGDMRQLGFVNDADSLENGQLAAGVDYVRYGQLEDIDLFNTSANSFHNQVYEYRKSLHANMDNGEGNDKKPPLSPLMPLGQLNRGGVDGEDDEDYGENDETGDNSWMKNTMDEPTYYDDGVDMSANDDVDATADADGDDDENDADADGAADFEQYVAQQQQAVRYSNKAHYGTEDYMSQEEQTHARDRKLARLIEKYPAIWCTRHPDYGNFEVTRRYWRIVATHFKRTENIKLRWKNIRKRYVRVERRIHDGKRFNGYFDKTTNFLANRDLPEDQWVEVDCGSDDDEAQQVEHKKPNVIEKSALKDDKSYDWNNEDCAADAKDYEMSDGVKALEVRALDMKIINFVKCNPVLWRKSGDSQYNSVDVQSRKSLWMHLWRSLRSQSSMLNDLNCEDIMDRWSHLYEMYKSFRLKTIKSESKRANLELKYSKYLAKLSFLYKIVEEDLRNEHLENIDIDFTQEITENDNRLQDEPDDKEFMLQLVRTVQRYPLLWDSLHVDYYDQVLRSNFWQDIASALKDFKRNATTIKMRWQLALFSYKRYMRERFTFPKDKPLPKYCRSLPVDEMFFLDHLPLQ, encoded by the exons ATGCATCCGGTATTGCGTGTAACACATTGCTTGAAATGCCACGACTTTTATAACAGTGGCGAATTCAGTAAAGGCGAAGATGGGTCAGAACTATATTGTCGTTGGTGTGGTCAAGGTGGCGAAGTTTACTGCTGTTCAAGCTGTCCCTACGTATTCTGCAAATCATGTATTGTTAAGAACCTGTCTCGTGGTGTAGTAGTAGATATTGAACAGAACGAAAATTGGAATTGCTTTAGCTGCGCACCGAAAATTCTTTGGCCATTGCGTGCACAACATTGGGCACTAATACGTTATATAGACAAACAAAAGAA GTACATCGATGCGAATCACCCTAACGAATCTGATAAGAGGGCGCTATTGTCACAGGACCGTTCAACATGCTGTCGTCTTGCCAAATCGAAATGTGGAAACATGTCCGACTCTATGGAAAGTCTAGATTCTGCATCATCTCGACGCAGTCAAAGTAGTTCTAGCGCAAAAAAACATTCGAAATCGCCAGGTAGTCATCCACAAGTACCCCCTGCGAAACGTATGAAAAACTCAAATGATGAAGTTGTTTGTACACCTGATTTGCTGAGTATGTTGGAGCCGGATTGTCAAATTACTGTGCAACAGAAGACACGTCCCGCACCCTCACCCATTACATCAACTCCGAAAATTATATCATTACAAACGCACTCGTCATCTCCGAACAGTAGTGGTATTACACTGAAACCACATAATAACACTCCACCACCATTAGTACTACGTAACACCGGCATACCGATCAGACATCCCTCGCCTGCACCAATTGTACGACGTACAATTATCGGTGCACGAAATGCGCCAACAACCGGAAATCATACGCCAGTTTATCACACTATTAACGGTTATCGTATCGATCTTAATTCGGCAGCACAACAAGAAACATTCCGTTTGCCCAATGGCAAACTGATACAGGTGAAGCGGCAGGGCACAAATCAACCACAGCCCAGCACACCATCACCGAGTAATGCTTGGATGCGGCAGGCAAGCCCCATAACAGCTATACAACATGCGTCGAGTGGACGTCCTGTTCAAATAACCCCAGCGCGTACATATTATTCTGTATCgcaacaacaccagcaaaaTTCAATGCAACAGCCGCAAATGATACGGTATAGTAATACCACTGTGACACCGGTTAGCGGTCAAAATGGTGCTATTCGAGGTACACAAATACAATTGATCAATGGTGTGCCTGTAGCGCCAACAGCTGCGCCTGCAACGGTCAATTCGGCAACTGCAGTGCGTGCACCGGTCATGGTGCGTCACGTGTTCCCCGACACTGCCATCGGTCAAGCGCGTTCCCAGTTACAGGATCAAGTCTTCAATGCCATGGAGATTTGCCAACATCTTACTGGTAAAGTACAAACACTGACCAACTCGAATGCTTACAAGCAGGCGCGCAATTATCTCGAAGTCAAGGAACTCTATATACATCTCTCATATCTGTTGACATATGCGATTGGGCGTTTTAAGGGACTGCAGGATAAATGCTTGGGTGATATGCGGCAATTGGGTTTCGTTAATGATGCGGATAGCTTGGAAAACGGCCAGTTGGCGGCAG GCGTCGACTATGTCCGTTACGGCCAACTTGAAGATATAGATCTCTTCAATACCAGCGCGAACAGTTTCCACAATCAAGTGTATGAATATCGCAAAAGTTTGCATGCGAATATGGATAATGGCGAAGGCAATGATAAAAAACCGCCACTCTCACCGCTTATGCCACTGGGACAGCTGAATCGCGGCGGCGTCGACGGGGAAGACGACGAGGATTATGGTGAAAATGACGAGACTGGTGATAATAGTTGGATGAAAAATACAATGGACGAGCCAACATATTATGACGACGGTGTCGATATGTCTGCCAATGACGATGTGGATGCCACTGCCGATGCTGATGGCGATGACGATGAAAACGATGCTGACGCTGATGGCGCCGCTGATTTTGAACAATATGtcgcacagcaacaacaagcagtaCGCTACAGCAATAAAGCACATTATGGTACTGAAGATTACATGAGTCAGGAGGAGCAAACACATGCACGCGATCGCAAACTTGCGCGGCTCATTGAGAAATATCCGGCCATTTGGTGTACACGCCACCCCGACTATGGCAATTTCGAAGTGACACGCAGGTACTGGCGCATCGTAGCGACACACTTTAAACGCACCGAGAATATAAAATTGCGCTGGAAGAATATACGTAAGCGTTATGTGCGCGTTGAACGACGCATACACGATGGTAAACGCTTCAACGGTTATTTCGATAAGACAACGAACTTTCTCGCCAATCGCGATCTGCCCGAAGATCAGTGGGTGGAAGTGGACTGTGGCAGTGACGATGATGAAGCACAGCAGGTCGAACATAAAAAGCCCAATGTCATCGAAAAGAGCGCACTAAAAGACGACAAATCATATGATTGGAATAATGAGGATTGTGCGGCGGACGCGAAGGATTACGAAATGTCAGATGGCGTGAAAGCGTTAGAAGTGCGCGCTTTGGATATGAAAATCATCAATTTCGTTAAATGTAATCCGGTGTTATGGCGCAAATCTGGCGACTCGCAGTACAATTCCGTCGATGTGCAGTCGCGCAAATCGCTGTGGATGCACTTGTGGCGGAGTTTGCGTTCCCAAAGTAGTATGCTAAATG ATCTAAATTGCGAGGATATAATGGATCGTTGGTCGCATTTGTATGAAATGTACAAGTCCTTCCGCTTAAAAACGATCAAGAGCGAAAGCAAACGCGCTAATTTAGAATTGAAATACTCCAAATatttggccaaattatcatttCTCTATAAAATTGTCGAAGAAGATTTACGCAATGAGCATTTAGAAAATATCGATATTGATTTTACGCAAGAAATAACGGAGAACGACAACCGTTTGCAGGACGAACCGGACGATAAGGAGTTCATGCTGCAGCTGGTGCGTACTGTGCAGCGCTATCCATTGTTGTGGGACTCACTGCATGTCGATTACTACGATCAAGTGTTGCGCTCCAACTTCTGGCAGGACATTGCCAGTGCCCTAAAGGATTTCAAAC
- the LOC105222421 gene encoding proteasome inhibitor PI31 subunit isoform X1: MEKWTHKKFNKSRFLIQKLRYIDMSSGGAGSSTTGATANDFFGWDLLYKTIEKTVDKKSDVLIALAHFLLVKHYKMQCIGIGEDKTVSTEDVGSELLPDGWNDRGKRYALRYLHNGRLYLLIGHNTEDFITMNLLDVKDTKVTNITLNPQEWIKQLKGTLNTMMPEASLISDRYRKELVDPVFTGNTREVTTQTNVNQESRAPNFRDPLAIGGPMRPGGSFRMEPRPFGFPDVGRGDLDPLGRGGPGNLFPMPSRPDFNAGLNPRFDPVGPDGRILRADPNPDHLQPPNFGFDYYM, from the exons ATGGAAAAGTGGAcccacaaaaaatttaataaaagtcgGTTTCTGATccaaaaattgagatatattg ACATGTCGTCTGGAGGAGCAGGATCCTCAACAACTGGTGCAACCGCCAATGATTTTTTTGGCTGGGATTTGCTTtacaaaacaattgaaaaaactGTTGATAAAAAGTCTGATGTATTGATTGCACTAGCGCACTTTTTGCTTGTGAAACATTATAAAATGCAATGCATCGGCATTGGAGAAGAT aaaactgtTTCAACAGAAGATGTTGGTTCTGAACTATTACCCGACGGTTGGAATGACCGAGGCAAGAGATACGCCTTGCGTTATTTACACAACGGTCGATTGTATCTTCTAATAGGCCATAATACAGAGGATTTTATTACTATGAATTTACTCGATGTGAAGGACACCAAGGTTACTAATATAACTTTAAATCCACAAGAATGGATAAAACAACTTAAAGGAACGCTAAACACAATGATGCCTGAAGCATCGCTGATATCAGATCGTTATCGCAAAGAGTTAGTTGACCCG GTCTTCACGGGAAATACGCGGGAGGTTACTACGCAAACAAATGTAAACCAAGAATCACGAGCACCAAACTTCCGCGATCCGCTCGCAATAGGCGGGCCGATGAGACCTGGCGG ttcttttcGAATGGAGCCTCGGCCGTTTGGCTTTCCCGACGTTGGACGCGGCGACTTAGATCCTTTGGGTCGCGGTGGTCCTGGTAATCTCTTTCCGATGCCTTCACGTCCCGATTTCAATGCCGGTCTGAATCCGCGTTTCGATCCCGTTGGTCCAGACGGACGTATTCTGCGCGCCGATCCTAATCCGGATCATCTGCAACCACCAAATTTTGGTTTCGACTACTATATGTAA
- the LOC105222421 gene encoding proteasome inhibitor PI31 subunit isoform X2, whose translation MSSGGAGSSTTGATANDFFGWDLLYKTIEKTVDKKSDVLIALAHFLLVKHYKMQCIGIGEDKTVSTEDVGSELLPDGWNDRGKRYALRYLHNGRLYLLIGHNTEDFITMNLLDVKDTKVTNITLNPQEWIKQLKGTLNTMMPEASLISDRYRKELVDPVFTGNTREVTTQTNVNQESRAPNFRDPLAIGGPMRPGGSFRMEPRPFGFPDVGRGDLDPLGRGGPGNLFPMPSRPDFNAGLNPRFDPVGPDGRILRADPNPDHLQPPNFGFDYYM comes from the exons ATGTCGTCTGGAGGAGCAGGATCCTCAACAACTGGTGCAACCGCCAATGATTTTTTTGGCTGGGATTTGCTTtacaaaacaattgaaaaaactGTTGATAAAAAGTCTGATGTATTGATTGCACTAGCGCACTTTTTGCTTGTGAAACATTATAAAATGCAATGCATCGGCATTGGAGAAGAT aaaactgtTTCAACAGAAGATGTTGGTTCTGAACTATTACCCGACGGTTGGAATGACCGAGGCAAGAGATACGCCTTGCGTTATTTACACAACGGTCGATTGTATCTTCTAATAGGCCATAATACAGAGGATTTTATTACTATGAATTTACTCGATGTGAAGGACACCAAGGTTACTAATATAACTTTAAATCCACAAGAATGGATAAAACAACTTAAAGGAACGCTAAACACAATGATGCCTGAAGCATCGCTGATATCAGATCGTTATCGCAAAGAGTTAGTTGACCCG GTCTTCACGGGAAATACGCGGGAGGTTACTACGCAAACAAATGTAAACCAAGAATCACGAGCACCAAACTTCCGCGATCCGCTCGCAATAGGCGGGCCGATGAGACCTGGCGG ttcttttcGAATGGAGCCTCGGCCGTTTGGCTTTCCCGACGTTGGACGCGGCGACTTAGATCCTTTGGGTCGCGGTGGTCCTGGTAATCTCTTTCCGATGCCTTCACGTCCCGATTTCAATGCCGGTCTGAATCCGCGTTTCGATCCCGTTGGTCCAGACGGACGTATTCTGCGCGCCGATCCTAATCCGGATCATCTGCAACCACCAAATTTTGGTTTCGACTACTATATGTAA